One genomic segment of Podarcis muralis chromosome 18, rPodMur119.hap1.1, whole genome shotgun sequence includes these proteins:
- the MAP2K2 gene encoding dual specificity mitogen-activated protein kinase kinase 2, whose product MPAKRKLVPPALNITPTIAEGPSPTGGEGDGSEAHLVDLQKKLEELELDEQQKKRLEAFLTQKAKVGELKDDDFERISELGAGNGGVVTKVQHKPSGLIMARKLIHLEIKPAIRNQIIRELQVLHECNSPYIVGFYGAFYSDGEISICMEHMDGGSLDQVLKEAKRIPEDILGKVSIAVLRGLAYLREKHQIMHRDVKPSNILVNSRGEIKLCDFGVSGQLIDSMANSFVGTRSYMSPERLQGTHYSVQSDIWSMGLSLVELSIGRYPIPPPDAKELEAIFGRPVFDGAEGESHSISPRPRPPGRPVSGHGMDSRPAMAIFELLDYIVNEPPPKLPNGVFTQEFQEFVNKCLIKNPAERADLKKLMNHAFIKRSEVEEVDFAGWLCKTLRLNQPSTPTRTAM is encoded by the exons AGCACATCTTGTTGACCTCCAGAAGAAACTGGAAGAACTGGAACTGGATGAGCAGCAGAAGAAACGGTTGGAGGCTTTTCTCACCCAGAAGGCCAAAGTTGGAGAGCTGAAAGATGATGATTTCGAGAGGATTTCTGAGCTGGGAGCCGGTAATGGTGGAGTGGTCACCAAAGTACAACACAAACCCTCAGGGCTAATCATGGCACggaag cTGATTCACCTGGAGATCAAACCTGCCATCCGAAACCAGATAATCCGCGAGCTCCAGGTGCTTCACGAGTGTAACTCTCCATACATTGTGGGTTTCTATGGCGCCTTCTACAGCGATGGGGAGATAAGCATCTGCATGGAGCATATG GATGGAGGTTCCCTAGATCAGGTTTTGAAAGAAGCCAAGAGAATTCCTGAGGATATCTTGGGGAAAGTCAGCATAGCG GTTCTGCGAGGATTGGCCTACTTACGAGAGAAGCACCAGATCATGCACAGAG ATGTGAAGCCTTCTAACATCCTGGTGAATTCCCGGGGAGAGATTAAGCTCTGTGATTTTGGAGTCAGCGGCCAGCTGATCGACTCCATGGCGAATTCCTTCGTGGGCACTCGTTCCTATATGTCG CCTGAGCGCTTACAAGGTACTCACTATTCGGTCCAGTCTGATATCTGGAGCATGGGCCTCTCTCTGGTGGAGCTGTCGATTGGAAGGTATCCCATCCCTCCGCCAGACGCCAAGGAACTGGAAGCGATATTCGGCCGCCCCGTGTTCGATGGGGCAGAAGGGGAATCCCACAGCATCTCACCACGGCCCAGGCCCCCAGGACGCCCTGTTAGCG GCCACGGGATGGACAGTCGACCTGCGATGGCTATCTTCGAATTGCTGGACTACATAGTTAATGAG CCACCTCCAAAGCTGCCAAACGGGGTTTTCACTCAAGAGTTCCAGGAGTTTGTAAATAAATG CTTAATTAAAAACCCTGCTGAACGGGCAGATTTGAAGAAGTTGATG aATCACGCCTTTATCAAGCGCTCCGAAGTGGAAGAGGTGGATTTCGCCGGCTGGCTGTGTAAGACGCTGCGGTTGAACCAGCCCAGCACTCCCACCCGTACCGCCATGTGA